The region TTACCAATTATATTCACCCATTATGGGAAGGTGCATGGTGGGGGCAAGGGGTGGGGGAATTTCTTCCCATGCAAAGTTCTACGGTCCATGTGAGGACTATATAATTCTCAAGTTTATGTCAACTATGAACTTTTGTTGggtaggattttttttttgggggggggagggggactttGGAAATGGAAGAGTGCTCTCAAATGGTCCAATTGGCAGAAAGGAGCCAGAAGCATGTCAAAGTGAACGAAACATGTCCTACTGTAGGAGACTGGGATTTTAGTGTCTCCAATGCCAGTTAAGGAGGTTGGGGTATGGAGGCGACCCATTTTATTTACTGGCTAAGGTACCGCCTCCAATTAGACACCACTGAATGTTGGTCTGGTTCCTATAGTCCCCACCCACTCCCATCCCAAATTCTAGTAAAGCCTGTGTCAGCCTAGCTAGGGTCCTTGGTTAGAGCTGTAGATTCAGCACTagaaactatctaagcatagctccaccatgagttggcacgaagcgtacaagaaaatgttggccaaaaatgcctcccagatcccTTGAAATGGCAATTCCCAGGTCTTGTAAGTTACATCTaagcatttcatattttgaaattactagcaatatcataaaaaaatacagaaaaatttGCTCAAGGGGGGTGCGGttgcccccccaccccacctgcCCCCACCCCATTCGCTATGCACCTGATTCAGCTATACATATGGATCTGGCAATTGCATAAGGTTTCTGTCCGTAACAACTGTAAGCTTGAAGAATTTcagtacagaatatattttgcTATCACATGGGCCAACATGTTAGTTAGTGTGCCTTATAAATCTTTCCTGTAGAGCATTTGACATGGACTGACTTTGAaaagttcaatttttttctattttacacCAAGAGTAATATTACAACATTTGTTTATGATCTTTTTCAGAACTGGGTTGGCAATCAGAGAAGGAAACGCCGCATGGAAGAGATGCAGTCAGTTTGTGGAAATCAGGAGCCAATGATGGGTCCAATGTCTCCACAGTCATCCATTAGGCCTCGGATGGTTTCTAGCCCAGCAGGTACAGTAATTCTACTATGGCACATCCAATCGGTGATCATTCAAACCATCATGATGTTGTGTTGAAATTTTCTATGCTCAGACTTTTTACGGTAGTACCATGCTAAAGGAACTTTTGCCATTGTACTCCAGACTATCTATAGCTCTATCGGTCTGTCTAATTGCTGGAAGAAGTCATTAACAGAACTTATTAAAATCGATGTACATAGTTCAAAGTCAAACATTGATGACACTTGCTATTAAATCTAGGTATTTCAAACAGCCCTTATGTATCAGAGTTAGTGCTTGGATGTCCACTCCCCAAACTGGAGCAGCTGCTGGAAATCTGCAATTACTGTTTGCGTGTAACTCAGCAGATTTTCAAACCTGGCCTGAACATTAGTAAAACATAAAATTGTGAATATGCTGCTTGTCAAAAAAAGGAAGGATCATGTAAGATCAGATGATAAGAGGTCATATTGTGCTAACACAAGTTAAAAATTTCACATGTTTGTCACCGGATGCTGGTTTCAGTGACCTGGCTCTCTATGCCACTGGAACAGCCACATTACATGACGCTCTTAAGGTAAAAACTTGTTTAGCCTGATCTGACTAAGAAAACCAAGAAATATGCCCTCTCATCAATAATAGTATGGGTGTAATGTGTTCAAGGGAGTGCTATATGAAatcttaaaaaagaaagaatatgtttgcattttaacttgtttttttttttttttgccgttATTTTTGCCCCTGTCAGGTTTACCCAGACAAAGTCAGGTTCTGTATTTTCCAAGATCGTCTGACGCACCTGTGAATTTACAGGGTAAACCTGTGAACACATCAGCCCCGTGTCAGGGTCCGACACAACACGTCCACGTTCGAGAAGTTGAGAACAGGCACGTACAGTATTCGCAGCAGTTTACACCCACACCGTCAGTAGAATCAGTGCACAGGGGGAGCCtggatcatcatcatcatccccaCAGTTCTGGAATGGCCGCCCACCACAATGAGGCAGATCGTCTTCAAGTCTCAGTGTCACCGCCGACGAGTCAACATAACCAAAGGGATTTTCACATTACCAGGTCGATCCCATCGAGTTCGAACATTCCTTCTGTACACAGCCCTCACGTGATCATGAACAACAAGTGTCGATTCGTGGTGCAACAGTCACCACCAGGTGTGACCTCTGCACCATTGAACAGTAACAACAGTTTACAGCAGTCCTCTTCCACGGGTGCACATTCTCAAGAACCCATGGAACTGCCTAGTACCAGTCACCATCAACAATCGGGGAGTCACCATCACGTTCCTCTGTCATATACTGCCGGGCCAAGTTCAGGAGGCTTCACGACACCCCAGGTAGGCCAGGTCAGTCAGGACGGCCGGTATTACTTCTCGGAAGCACCGTCACGGAGACCTCCCCGATACCAACCAGTACCGAACATGGATGGAATGAACATTGAAATGATGGAGGAGGAATGTGAAACAGAGTGGAGAGAGGTTCAGATTCAGAAAGTAATGGAAAGAATACAAGTCTATGTGAGTATATTTATTCAGTAGTTGAAATGACAGTTAGTATTGTTGAGTATGATTTAGTATTGCATCAATAACGTGAGTATGGCTTAATTCTTTCTTATCATTTAAAGTTGGTTACTATGGTTAGTGTATTTGGTATAGGTGAGGATACCTTAATATTAGTATGGTTAGTTTAGAGCTGGAAAACCTTTTGAACCATTTTGCAGGGAAAGTCTTGATCAATATACTGTAGGATCTGCACTGTGTATCATTAAAGAAGATTATTAACTAAAAACTAGAAAAAGGATGCAATAAAAATATGATAAGATAGCCCACAGAAGTTACAAAATCATAAACATAAAAGAATAACAATAACAGATGTAAGCATAATTACTTTTAGTTTATGCaagaaacaaattattattacacaACATTTTACTGATACACACAAACTTAGAACACTAAAGCTGTGCTACTGTATGTTGAATCCTAATATATTCTTTGACCaagagtacagtactgtatcctTGCATGTTAATTTAGAAAATGTTGGTACAAGTTTTTATCTTATTAGACAATgttaataatttaagtaatatgCAGTACCCATAGAATTAACATAAAAACATTGGTCTTAGGTTTTATGAGAACAAGTTTCTGGTGGCAGAAGGTGATTTTAATGTGACGAGAAATATATTTTCACAGCTTCTGTATGTGAATTGGGTCATGTAAACATCTTACCCCAGGCTGTGTGAGGCTTACTGTAATTTTGTCAGATATTAACCAAAGTCTATTACAGGTGAATGCAGTCAGTCATTcgtttgtgatgtcatctgggctttgtgaaagttacattttgtttcTAGCTTCGTTAACTTGTAACCCAAGACCACTTGACTGAATTTCTAAAAATAAAGGAATACGTTTATACAGAATAAAGTGGTTGCAGCCCATCTGCATGACATCACTCACATTGCCCATTGTTAGTAAGATGACATGAaagtaaagtaaacaaaagcaaacaaagaaaaacaaagcaaagtGAAAAACAATAACCAAGGAAAAGAACCAACAATCAAACAAACAGGTCTTTTCAAcaataactacagtagttactatCATGATGTGGTTTTCAAAAACTGATGCAGAAGTTTTTTTTGCTGTTAATTTCAGACATTATTAAGCATTAACATTATGAAAGGATGAACATTGTGAACAAAAGCATGAAGCTGCAATactttatattttaccacttttgTTCGGTGGCCCCATGTATTTAAACGTTTTAAATTCCTACAAACTAAATAACAGAGATCCTGATGAAGAGGGCTGTGTGTTATGAACAGTTACTTGAGTTCAGGTTGAACTCATATCCTCTACagctggggtgggcaacctgcggCCCCCGGGCCACATgtggcccgccagtgatttttttgcggcctgtgagatgtctcaagaaaaagaaaaaaaatcaatctattttacatcatcacaaaaaacttAGAATTTATAGGCACTAATGATGCtatcaggtaggcctattatccccataaattatcaactgtactgaattgacattatgttttttgtgaatacagatcaAGTACACACACATAGGTCTATTGCTTGAAAGACCTCGGAGTCAAAGGTTTGAAGTCAACAGCAGGTCGTAAGTTAGGTGGCGCCCAGTCAAtatttcactccttatatctggcccattcattcaaaaggttgcccacccctgctctaCAGCAAGACTTTTACAATATCAGCTCTTAAAATTTGCAAAGTCCAGCAAGTATCAAGGCATTTTGTGTGTCTTGCTAATACGGTAGATAATACAAAGTGGCACGCTAACTGTGCTATATATCTCAAAATCTTTGATTTCCCTAAAGAAATGGATGCATTGTGGCATTGTGTGGATATGAGTAATTGGGCTCCTTCACAATTGGACAATCCTTAACTCTTTGTACCACTTTAGTTTTAAGGGAGGTTTCTATATGAATCATATTTATCTTTCTGCAGGTAGATCAGCTAAGTAAATTGGGGTGCGAAGCTTTCCTCACGTGCGTCTCAAAGGATAACTTTGCTACCTACCTCTGCGGTACTCCAGTCGGGAATACCTACTTCACCAAGGTCAATAAGGACCTTCCTATATCAGAGTTTGTAGAGAAGCGGCTAAGACTTGGAGAGAACGCAGACGAACAGGTAGAAGATGGTGAGGAAGTGAATACAAAcacagaggaggaggagaaagtCACAGTAGAGGAAGAAGTCTCCAGGGAGGAGAAAGAAGAGGACGCGGAGACAAAGGTGAATGATGGAGTTGACGACAAGGAGTCGCAGAACGTCATCAAAGAAGGTAAAAGTTCACTAAAGCCTTGGGCTCCAATTATGGTGTGCAGGTGCTATACCATAATTAATTGCTCCATTGACTGGTACACACTACCTTTGTCATTTTGCCAAGGCTACCAGAGCATAGATAGaaattttcaactgacatgtcctacccaccatatgatagctgatggcttgggcACACAGCACACAGCACAATTCAATTTGAGCTACCATGACAGTTATTTTGATCTAGATTTTGAGGTAGAAGAGGTAACAGTTTAGCATAGTACTCCCCAACCCATCTGGCAGCTCTCATTTCAGAATCTGTGATAAATAATAATCGTGTCAAAGGAAGTGGgcctgaagtttcgatcctagcaggatctgctTCAGAGGGTGTATgctgaataaataataatcataaagaTCAAGTGATCAAGATTGCAGGCCACAGTATAATAATGTCCACCAGTCGCCAACACTTTAAGATAATAGGGCACTTCATTTCGGATCACCCTCTTGCTTTGCCGTGTATCGGTGGCCTCATAGATAACAAGTAAAG is a window of Apostichopus japonicus isolate 1M-3 chromosome 21, ASM3797524v1, whole genome shotgun sequence DNA encoding:
- the LOC139962488 gene encoding uncharacterized protein, with protein sequence MNQMQNNFNPLMTKIIRVPMRHTFTVEQKMTLLRYFENGMLGQSMAYHDKIIQCAQESGLDFEVVKNWVGNQRRKRRMEEMQSVCGNQEPMMGPMSPQSSIRPRMVSSPAGLPRQSQVLYFPRSSDAPVNLQGKPVNTSAPCQGPTQHVHVREVENRHVQYSQQFTPTPSVESVHRGSLDHHHHPHSSGMAAHHNEADRLQVSVSPPTSQHNQRDFHITRSIPSSSNIPSVHSPHVIMNNKCRFVVQQSPPGVTSAPLNSNNSLQQSSSTGAHSQEPMELPSTSHHQQSGSHHHVPLSYTAGPSSGGFTTPQVGQVSQDGRYYFSEAPSRRPPRYQPVPNMDGMNIEMMEEECETEWREVQIQKVMERIQVYVDQLSKLGCEAFLTCVSKDNFATYLCGTPVGNTYFTKVNKDLPISEFVEKRLRLGENADEQVEDGEEVNTNTEEEEKVTVEEEVSREEKEEDAETKVNDGVDDKESQNVIKEGEEVYIVNKEHFIIGRGTILSAPFERVTPKTAQKEDNAGEDGFIEDKFS